One part of the Prunus persica cultivar Lovell chromosome G5, Prunus_persica_NCBIv2, whole genome shotgun sequence genome encodes these proteins:
- the LOC18776170 gene encoding (-)-isopiperitenol/(-)-carveol dehydrogenase, mitochondrial has protein sequence MADPKEITNKKLQGKVAIVTGGASGIGEGTARKFALHGVRAVVIADVQDEKGQNVAASIGSDRSIYIHCDVTDEDQVKSLIESTVRIYGRLDIMFSNAGVGSAGEQTVLELDLAMYDRVMAVNARGMAASVKHAARAMVEGRVRGSIVCTASVTASVGSAKFADYTMSKHAVLGLMRSASVQLSAYGIRVNCVSPGSVTTPLLRSSFKAGAVAEEEDVGRLVESSLRLKIGKTISVENIADGVVFLASDDSEFVTGHNLVVDGGFISRLT, from the coding sequence atggcGGATCCGAAAGAAATTACCAACAAAAAGCTTCAAGGCAAGGTCGCGATCGTCACCGGCGGCGCCAGCGGCATTGGCGAAGGCACCGCGCGCAAATTCGCCTTGCACGGGGTGCGCGCCGTCGTGATTGCGGACGTCCAGGACGAGAAAGGCCAAAACGTCGCCGCATCGATCGGTTCCGACCGCTCCATCTACATCCATTGCGACGTGACCGACGAGGACCAGGTCAAGAGCTTGATCGAATCGACGGTCAGGATTTACGGCCGCCTCGACATCATGTTCAGCAACGCTGGCGTCGGCAGCGCAGGCGAGCAGACCGTTTTGGAGCTGGACCTGGCCATGTACGACAGGGTCATGGCGGTCAACGCCCGCGGAATGGCGGCGAGTGTGAAGCACGCGGCGAGGGCGATGGTGGAGGGGCGCGTGAGGGGGAGCATCGTGTGCACGGCGAGCGTGACGGCGAGCGTGGGGTCGGCGAAGTTCGCGGACTACACAATGTCGAAGCACGCCGTTTTGGGGCTGATGAGGTCGGCGAGTGTGCAGTTGAGCGCGTACGGGATACGCGTCAACTGCGTGTCCCCGGGGAGCGTGACGACGCCGCTGCTGCGGTCGAGTTTTAAGGCGGGTGCGGTggcggaggaggaggatgtggGGAGGTTGGTGGAGTCAAGTTTGAGGTTGAAAATAGGGAAGACGATCTCTGTGGAGAATATAGCCGACGGCGTCGTCTTTTTGGCTTCTGACGACTCTGAATTTGTCACCGGGCATAATTTGGTTGTGGATGGTGGGTTTATCAGCAGGCTAACCTGA
- the LOC18776678 gene encoding UPF0481 protein At3g47200 translates to MEGDQGKCSKFDGESRSIIIYDASTVEELKKNIEAKLLTHSPLLSSCCIFRVPEVIRRQKEQAYEPNIVSIGPFHHGNKKFQLFEGVKRWYLQCLLSLCKDVSLESLIKVIMELAKSARDCYVADPLDGDLDQKYFVEMMILDGCFLLELFRKALLYEPQHENDPIFNVSCMRTYLCHDLLLLENQLPWSVLECLYNLTANSLSQRGASLTSLVLNFFKQSVVDNLMLNPSFELPCQILHILDLIRAVIVSGFKETASVEEQHKKKGLNLTQRIPNATSLSEAGVRFEKSQNKEEGKGECIMNMEFKNGVFTIPPLGINERTEPLFRNLIAFEQCHHSRLHKITSYAVLMDNLIDSREDVDFLCDKGILANWLNPDDAAQFFNKLYDDTIVMRYYYSGLSDNVNNYYKTKWHKFMETLRHDYFSTPWTIISFIAAFILLILTLVQTLYTIQWP, encoded by the coding sequence ATGGAAGGTGACCAAGGAAAATGCAGTAAATTTGATGGTGAGAGTAGGTCCATTATTATATACGATGCATCCACTGTTgaagaattgaaaaagaaCATAGAAGCGAAGCTTCTTACCCATTCACCCTTGCTTTCTTCGTGCTGCATTTTCAGAGTTCCCGAGGTGATTCGGAGACAAAAAGAACAGGCCTATGAACCTAACATTGTCTCCATCGGACCCTTCCACCACGGCAATAAAAAATTCCAACTCTTTGAAGGTGTGAAACGTTGGTATTTACAATGCCTTCTGTCCTTATGCAAGGATGTGAGTTTGGAGAGCTTGATCAAAGTCATCATGGAGTTGGCTAAAAGTGCCCGCGACTGTTATGTAGCAGACCCGTTGGATGGTGATCTCGATCAAAAATACTTTGTAGAAATGATGATACTTGACGGTTGCTTCCTACTAGAACTATTTCGGAAGGCACTTCTCTATGAGCCACAACATGAAAACGACCCCATTTTCAACGTGTCATGCATGCGGACATATTTGTGCCATGACCTtctgttgctagaaaatcagcTACCTTGGTCTGTGCTGGAGTGTTTGTACAACCTGACTGCCAATAGCCTCAGCCAAAGAGGAGCCTCCCTCACTTCACTTGTGCTCAACTTTTTCAAGCAATCCGTTGTGGATAACCTGATGTTGAACCCTAGCTTCGAGCTACCATGTCAGATTTTGCACATACTTGATCTGATAAGAGCCGTGATCGTTTCTGGATTCAAGGAGACGGCGAGTGTGGAAGAGCAGCATAAAAAGAAGGGGCTAAATTTGACTCAAAGGATCCCAAATGCGACATCTCTTTCAGAGGCAGGCGTTCGGTTcgaaaaaagccaaaacaaggAAGAGGGAAAGGGAGAGTGCATAATGAACATGGAGTTCAAAAATGGGGTTTTTACAATTCCACCGTTGGGAATTAATGAGAGGACAGAGCCTCTGTTCAGAAACCTTATCGCCTTTGAACAATGCCACCATAGTCGCCTGCACAAGATAACATCCTACGCAGTTTTGATGGATAACCTCATCGACTCCAGAGAGGATGTAGATTTTCTTTGTGACAAAGGAATATTGGCCAATTGGTTGAACCCAGACGATGCTGCCCAATTCTTCAACAAGCTTTATGATGACACCATTGTCATGAGGTATTACTACAGTGGTCTCTCTGACAATGTGAATAACTATTACAAGACTAAATGGCACAAGTTTATGGAAACATTGAGGCATGACTATTTTTCTACCCCATGGACAATCATCTCTTTCATCGCGGCCTTTATCCTCCTGATCCTCACCCTAGTGCAGACCTTATATACTATTCAGTggccttaa
- the LOC18777538 gene encoding plastoglobulin-1, chloroplastic, whose translation MALIFTSHSSLFSKSFTHQLSFPTPKSQSLSLLSFPSPNPNPKLPSLHLRSSLSDDTPTDGDRPTKITDEWGEEAAPEAEPASKVSESDPPQNEDEWGGGGDDVVEIGNGSPAKAEAEIEEKVDGKFSELKRALADTVYGTEFGFRAGSEVRAEVLELVNQLEAVNPNPAPTANPGLLDGNWVLLYTASSELLPLLAAGSTPLLKVSKIGQSIDTSSLTIVNSTTLSGPFATFSFSASASFEVRSPSRIQVEFKEGSVLPPKIKSSVDLPQEVDIFGQKINLSPVQRTLNPLQEAVASISRAISGQPPFKVSIPGERTKSWLLITYLDEDLRISRGDGGLFVLAREGSPLIVQ comes from the exons ATGGCTCTCATCTTCACCTCAcactcttctctcttctccaaAAGCTTCACCCACCAACTCTCatttccaaccccaaaatcccaATCTCTATCTCTCCTCTCTTTCCCCTcaccaaaccctaaccctaagcTCCCCTCACTCCATCTACGCTCCTCTCTCTCCGACGATACCCCCACAGACGGCGACCGTCCGACAAAGATCACTGACGAGTGGGGCGAGGAGGCCGCCCCGGAGGCCGAACCCGCATCCAAAGTCTCCGAATCGGACCCTCCGCAGAACGAGGATGAGTGgggaggtggaggagatgatGTCGTTGAAATTGGGAATGGGAGTCCGGCCAAAGCTGAGGCTGAGATTGAGGAGAAGGTGGATGGTAAGTTTAGTGAGCTCAAGAGGGCTTTGGCAGACACTGTTTATGGGACTGAATTCGGGTTTCGGGCCGGGTCTGAGGTCAGGGCGGAGGTCTTAGAGTTGGTTAACCAGTTGGAGGCGGTCAATCCAAACCCGGCTCCGACGGCGAATCCGGGTCTTCTTGATGGCAACTGGGTTTTGCT GTACACTGCATCCTCTGAGCTGTTGCCACTTCTGGCTGCAGGTAGTACACCTTTGTTGAAAGTGAGTAAAATAGGCCAATCGATTGACACCAGCAGCTTAACCATAGTGAACTCAACCACGTTGTCTGGCCCTTTTGCCACTTTCTCTTTCAGTGCATCCGCTAGCTTTGAAGTTAGAAGCCCTTCAAGAATTCAG GTTGAATTCAAGGAAGGCAGCGTTTTGCCTCCAAAGATAAAGTCAAGTGTTGATCTCCCGCAAGAAGTGGATATCTTTGGGCAGAAAATCAATTTATCACCTGTCCAGCGAACTCTCAATCCTTTGCAGGAAGCTGTTGCAAGTATCTCAAGAGCCATTTCTGGTCAGCCACCATTTAAGGTTTCCATTCCAGGAGAGCGGACGAAATCTTGGCTTCTTATTACATATCTTGATGAGGATCTCCGGATCTCGAGGGGGGATGGTGGTCTTTTTGTGCTTGCTAGAGAAGGCAGCCCCCTCATAGTTCAGTAA
- the LOC18776324 gene encoding probable calcium-binding protein CML18 produces the protein MSNKQPVKLDDEQIADLREIFRSFDRNNDGSLTQLELGSLLRSLGLKPGPDQLDTLIQKADTNSNGLVEFSEFVALVAPELVSAKSPYTEDQLRQLFRMFDRDGNGFITAAELAHSMAKLGHALTAEELTGMIREADTDGDGRIDFQEFAHAITSAAFDNSWS, from the coding sequence ATGAGCAACAAGCAGCCAGTGAAGCTAGACGACGAGCAAATCGCGGACCTGCGTGAAATATTCCGGTCGTTTGATCGAAACAACGACGGAAGCCTAACACAGCTGGAGCTGGGGTCTCTTCTGCGCTCACTGGGGCTGAAACCAGGGCCTGATCAGCTGGATACCTTGATCCAGAAGGCAGACACCAACAGCAATGGCCTTGTGGAGTTTTCGGAGTTCGTAGCCCTCGTAGCCCCCGAGCTTGTGTCGGCCAAGTCTCCTTACACGGAGGACCAGCTGAGGCAGCTGTTTCGAATGTTTGACCGGGACGGCAACGGATTCATCACAGCTGCTGAGCTGGCTCACTCCATGGCTAAACTCGGACACGCTCTTACGGCTGAGGAGTTGACTGGGATGATCAGGGAGGCTGATACTGATGGGGATGGCAGGATCGATTTCCAGGAGTTTGCTCATGCCATTACTTCTGCTGCTTTTGATAATTCTTGGTCTTAG